From Aedes albopictus strain Foshan chromosome 1, AalbF5, whole genome shotgun sequence, one genomic window encodes:
- the LOC134288721 gene encoding uncharacterized protein LOC134288721 encodes MEKRHCNQIEHTVNAAVEHDMDCNGSVNSNCDVDMRGNGLIKVNEDGSIRSQRKKTEHRIRERKEQPGTKTQHNSIVQRLRALNIIDDKKARFLKTYSAVCPRIYGQPKAHKAGLPLRPVVPNMTAPSYNLAKFVGSILQQSIESRYNIKDSFAFCHFINSVQLPVNHGLISLDVTALFTSIPKHLVITNIRQKWDKIEPHTTINQSLFVEIVEFCIDSSYFMYEAADLVMESLLDDVLEKLDFELPFLRKFVDDLITAIPLEKLQQV; translated from the exons ATGGAGAAGCGGCATTGCAACCAAATTGAACACACAGTAAACGCAGCGGTGGAACACGACATGGACTGCAATGGCAGCGTCAACTCGAATTGTGATGTAGATATGAGGGGCAACGGATTGATCAAGGTAAACGAGGACGGAAGTATCAGAAGTCAACGGAAAAAGACGGAACATCGGATTCGTGAACGAAAAGAGCAACCAGGGACGAAg ACCCAGCACAACAGCATCGTACAACGTCTTCGAGCACTAAACATTATTGACGACAAAAAGGCCCGGTTCCTAAAAACGTACTCCGCAGTCTGCCCAAGGATCTACGGACAACCAAAAGCACATAAAGCAGGACTACCTTTACGGCCGGTAGTGCCAAACATGACCGCCCCGTCGTATAATCTAGCGAAGTTCGTTGGCAGCATCCTACAACAATCCATCGAAAGCCGTTACAACATAAAGGACTCCTTCGCATTCTGCCACTTCATCAACAGCGTGCAGCTGCCAGTGAATCATGGTCTGATCTCACTCGACGTCACCGCGCTGTTCACATCGATTCCAAAACACCTGGTCATCACCAACATCCGGCAGAAGTGGGACAAAATCGAGCCGCACACCACAATCAACCAAAGTCTGTTCGTCGAGATCGTGGAGTTCTGTATCGATTCCAGTTACTTCATGTACGAAG CAGCGGACCTAGTAATGGAAAGCCTGCTGGATGACGTACTGGAGAAGCTGGATTTTGAACTCCCCTTCCTTCGAAAATTCGTTGACGATCTCATCACAGCCATCCCCCTAGAAAAACTGCAGCAGGTATAG